The Methanothermobacter sp. CaT2 DNA window CTGCACTCTACAAATTCCCCTTCAGACAGATAGATCTTATATGGTCTGAAGAAGTCGTTTTCACATATAAGTGTTTCATAGTTTTTTATAAGGTCTTTTTGTGCGCTTTTAATTTTTTTCAGGGCTCTTGTGGCAGATTCTCTAACATTTTCGTCGGGATCATCCTTTGCATCTATAAGTGCCCTCACGGCTATTGTATCTTCTGTTTCCCCAAGGTAACTTGCCGCCATTGATTTATAATATGCTTCTTCTGAATCATTGAGTATATCTATAAGTCTATTTACGGCTTCACTGTAACTTTCTCTGTTTTCAGAATCAAGAGCAGCTATTAAATCCTCTGGCAAATATGGAATGTGTGGTGGATGTGCATCGGATTCTACTGATTCGTTTATTGTGAAATCTCCAGGTAAATATTTTGGTGGAATTACATTGTATTGTACTGATTCGTTTATTGTTTGGACAGAATTTTTTTCATTATTGTATCCAACATAATCTTTATTTACAGATCTCGGGTTTGAACTGGTCTTTTTGGGTACATATTTTGTCTTTGAACTGGTCTCTCTGGGTCTAAAAATTATGTACAATAGAATCAGGATCCCCATCAGTACACCATAACCTTCTAAACCTATTGCTGATATAATTAAATAGGAGACAATAAGGAATATTGTTAGAAGTATACATCCTCCACATCCATCATTATCGGTATTAGACATCTATATCCTCTCCTGATATAAACCAGTTTTAATCAGTTCTCTATTAATGTTTCAATTATATAATTAAATTATTTGATACAAAGCTATATTAAAGGCCATTGTAACATATACGTCAAGTGCAAGTAATTAATTGTCATGGGTGGCGGTGAATTAAATGAGTGGACTCAAGTTTTCAGATATCCAGTTTGAAAGGGAGCTGGAGGCCCGTCAGTTAGCCATATCCAGCATAATATTTTCAAGGGGTCGTATTGATGGTTTAAAGGGTAAGGTGCTGGAAGTAATGGATCAGATCCCTTCTGATTCATGGAAGAGTTTTCCACAACTTAAAGAAATAAATTCATGGGCCAGAAAACCATTGAATGTTTATTTTGATGATTCAATGGATAGCTTTGAACTTCAAAGGATTGCTGATTCTCTGAAGGCTGCAGAGGATGCTGGAGAAAACAACCTGAAGGCTGTTATAGAAATAAAATCTAAAGTTCTAAAGGAAAAAAGACTCATATCTCAGTTTGAGAAACTGGAAGCCGAATTTAAAGGGACAGAAAAACTCATTTTTAAATGGAAGCCATCAGATTCTCAGAAATTAGCCAGTGCAATCAATATGGTTCTAGATGAAATAAAAAAGGGAAACCTTGAGGAAGCCAAATACAGAATTAAAATTCTGCGTGAAAGATTAAAGGATCTCAGTGAAGAGGCAAGAAAACTTGAATCACAGGATTTAATGCGAAAAAAGGTCCTATCCTCAATAAAGAGGGTAGCTGATAAAATGGGGTGGAAAGAGGTGGCAGAACCCCATCTACAGGACGAAAATGACCCTTCAAGCCCGATCATCTATGAGCTGAAATCATATTCCGCAGGAAAAATGCGATTCTCCCTGACACTTGAGAGAATAGAAGTCAAATCTCCATTTTCAAGCGAGGATGGGGCATGCTATGAACAGTTCGACAGATTCTCAGAAAAACTTAATGAATATGGCATCATGACCAAATTTAAGGGAGAAGAAAAAAGGCCACAGAAAAAACCCATCCTCAAAGAAAAAAGGGCAAAACTTCTTCCCAGAACCCATCGAAGAAACATTTAATACAGGAGATGTTTTTTGATGGCGGTATGGCAGGAAAATCTCAAAAGATTACTGAACCAGAAGGAGGTACTCATCCTTCACGGTAATATAAGGGATACGGCTTACATAAAAGATGATGGAAGCCTGATAAGGGGTCTGACGGATCTAATAAACAGTATCGGGGCGGAACTGGGTTATGACAGAACGGTCAGCTGGGGAACTTTTTTTGACCATGAGGAACGGGGGCACTCACCAATATGGTCCCTTGAGAGGATAACGCCGCTAAAGGGAGGTCAACCTGATATACGTGAAACCGAAAGCCAGGACAGGGTCAGTGACGTCCTCCACAGGTGGCTGGAAGATGAAGTGAAATCCATTGACGAAAGAACAATATTCGTCATAAACTATATCGATAAAATTACAGGGTACTGCCCTGATGGGATGTATTCGCAGGATACAGCAGAGCTTGTAACGATTATACAGAAAATAATAGAGAATATTTCTGAAAATAACCGCCTCATAATGGTATCACTCAGAGACACAATGGTCCCTGTTGAATATTACACCAACTCCCCCAGAGTTGCAGTCATGGAGATACCGCTTCCTGATAAAACAGAAAGGCACCTTTACTACTCCACATCACTCTCCTTAAACAATGTCCAGTCAGACCAGATCGATCTTCTCTCTAACATAACAGAGGGCCTCTACATGAAGGACCTCGAAAACATCCTAAGTGATGTTTTGGCAGAAATAGATGAAAATGGGGAATTATCATCCTCAACACTTAAAAAAATAGTAAACAGGTACCGTATAGGGACGGAAGAAGATCCATGGAGCAGAATACCTCTCATTGGACCACCCAAAGGGCTCATAGATTCGGCTGAAAACTGGTTTCTTGAGAGGGTTATCGGGCAGGACCATGCTGTAAGAGAAATAGTGAATGCCATAAAGAAAGCCCGTGCAGGCGTTGTGGGGCTTGCATCAGGAGGACAATCGAAACCAAAAGCAGCATTTTTCTTTGCGGGACCCACAGGTGTTGGAAAAACATTTCTGGCAAAAAAACTTGCAGAGTATCTTTTTGATACCGAAGAAGCGTTTCTTAGATTTGACATGAGTGAATTCAAAGAGGAACATACAGTATCAAAGCTCATAGGTTCCCCTCCTGGTTATATTGGTTACGATGAGGGCGGACAGTTAACAAAGGCCATAAAGAACAGACCATTTTCTGTGATACTTTTTGATGAGATTGAAAAGGCACACCCAAAGATTCTGGATATATTCCTTCAGATCCTTGATGATGGTCGTCTAACTGACAGCAGGGGACAGACGGTATTCTTTACAGAAAGTGTGATAATATTTACATCCAATATAGGGACAAGGACTGTAGACAGCAGGGGGAATCCAGTATCCGAACAGAATGAACTTGATGATATAATAAACGACAGAAGCCTTTCTGAGTCCGAAAGGGATAGGCGAGTAAGGGAACACTTTACCAGGGCCGTAAGAGAATTTTTTACACATGAAATATCAAGAAGAGAGCTTCTAAACAGAATAGGTTCACACATAATTGCATTTAATTATCTGGATAAGGCGAATTTTCAGAGGGGTATCATTCAAAGCAAACTTGAAGATCTTTCAGATAACTTCCGTGACAAGTTTTCCAATAAGGGTTATAGACTTAATTTCCAGGAAGAGGTGGTTGATTATTTCCTTAAGAAACATGCGGATTCAATATCAGAATTTGGTGGCAGAGGACTTGTCAATGCACTTGAAGATGAAGTGGGGCATATACTGGCGGACCAATTACTCTTTGCTGAAGATAAGGGGCTCAGGGATATAGAATTCAGCGTATATGTTAACGGTGGGGCAATTGAATGTCGGAGATCATGAATTTTTACTGTGAGGTAAGCTTTGCAGTTCCAGCTGTACTTGTAGTTGAGCCATCAGAGGATAACTGGAAGGACATACTCAGGGTTTCAACAGAAATTATTGATGCACTTCCAGGAAGGGTTAGGAGATTATACTTCCTTGGCAGGAATGAAAGGTACCCCGTTAGGACACAGGGAGATATAAGAAAAGGCGGTCCCGGCTGGATCAAGGAAAATGCTGGCAGGCCCCTGTTGATAAACCCTGTTCTGGAGGACCTGGGCGGTGAAGATTTTAATGGCGTTATTCTTTTGCTTTCATCAAAGCTTCCAATTGACCTGGATGACTGGGAGGATACCGATATTATTGAAAGGATTATTTTTATTGACATGGGGAGTGGTGAAATTTATGGCAAATACAATGTGGTTAATCTTTCAGATGTAAGTGTTCAAATACCTTCTCTGGTAAAAAATGATCCCTTAGAAGTTTTTGTTTCTGGAGATGGATTTGCACCTGTTTGTTACAGCATAGAATCATGTAAATCATCAAGTGTACTATTTGAGGAGGGTAAATTTGTTATCAAGATCGAACCATCCTCTGAAAATCTCAAAATCCATCTTGCAGCTATCTGCGATGATAAATCATATCCAGAACTCAATATAAAGCGTCAGAAGAGTTTTAAAATAGAAAAAATAGCTTTTAAACCTGAAAATCCCTGGTTCAAAGAGAAATGGAATAAAATCCCTGACAATTTAAGGAGTATAATAAGATCATGTATCAGTTCAGAGCATTTCATATGCCCTCAATGCAAGAGAAAACATGAATCAGATACTCTTACCTGCCCTGAAGGAGGCCCGATTTTGAGGGGGCTTCCTGTAGGAGGGTGTCTGATCTTCAGTGAAGATGAATATTTTTTCCTGATGGAATCCTCCTCATATCCTCTTGGAAATTCCAGGCTGCTGACAGGGGATGGTAAAATTTACAAATTGAATGATGAATGTTTATGGGAATATCTGAAGGATTTAGAGCCTTATGAGAGGGTTGATGATGGTCTATGGGGATTATTATATAGAATTTGACAGGACAGGTTTTCCATTAATTCAATTTGAGGGATGGAAACACTTCATCGGCTTATTCCCTGTCAGTAAATATCAATTCGAACGTTTTCTGGCGGAAGAGGGGGGATCAAGGTATACTGATGAGTGGTATCGGAATATTCTTAAATTAAACCCCAGAAGGAGCTGGAGAATGGCCTATGGTGAAATATGGAAACTTTTTATGACGGGACTGGATCTGGATGTTATTGATGATTTTCTCAATTATCTTGGCTCTAATTACAGATTACCCACTCTTGATGAGTGGAAGGCTCTTTGTGAAGTTTCAGATCTTATAGAAAAATCGTCTTCTTATCTCAAAAAGCTCTGCTCTGACAGGTCTCCGGAGCCAGTTCTTCTTTGGATTGAACGGGGTCTCTGTCCTCTTGTGAACGAAGGGATTTTTGAAAGGATTCATGAAAATAATGCATCATTTGTTGGCAAACCCTTCCATGGGCTTCTCCCGAATACCTGGGATCCGAAAGAACCTAAAAAGGTTAACATTGAGAAGGGAATGGGAATGATTGGCTTCAGGGTTGTAAGGGAATGAGGTTTATGGTAGTGTCAATGAGGATTTTAACGTTTAGGATGGTGTGAGGATGGGAAAGTTAAGGATTGGCAGGTGCCTGATTTCCACCAATGTCAATGGACCTGGAAAAAGGTTTGTTATATGGTTTCAGGGTTGTCCACTTCGTTGCAGGGGTTGCTTCAACCCGGAATTCCAGGAGGAATGTGGGGGTGTTTTATTAGAAACTGATACTTTGATTGAAACCATCTTCAGTATTAAGGATAAAATAGAGGGTGTTACATTCACTGGTGGCGAGCCGATGGCTCAGGCTGAGGAGCTGGTAAATCTCGCTTCTGCCGTTAAGTCCATGGGCCTTACACTGGTATGTTTTACTGGATATGAGATTGAAGAGATTCTCGAAGGCAAAATAGGGGGGAAAGAACTTCTTGAGTTTATAGATATACTCATAGATGGCAGGTATGTTGAAGAAGAAAGCGCGCCCCTTCTATGGCGCGGTAGCAAAAATCAAAGAGTCCATTTTCTAACAGATCGCTATGCCCATCTTGAGGGCACAGTTAATGAATGCTCTTTAAGGGAGGTGGAACTCAAAATATGTGACGATGGTGTTTACATTACGGGAATGTTTGACTGGGATTTCTGGGAGGAATTCAAGAGGGAGGTTAATTAAATGAATGTAATATGTCCTTACTGTTTGAATGAAGTCAGTCCCCAGATTAAAAAAGGGGTAGGTTACTGCTGTACTGTTAAAGGTTGTGGCGAGGGTCTTCCAAAGGACTATATTGACCCCCGTAATTTAAAGGTTAGGATAGGGCTTATAGGATTCACGGGACATGGAAAGACGGTCTACCTCACAAGCCTGTTTTATACTCTGAGGGTTCTCTCAAACAAGAACATATGGAAAAATTTTTCCTGGCGCACATGTGATGATTATACCCACAAAATAAAATATTCAGATGTCAGGAATTTTGAGAAATCAAAGCTTCCAAAGAGCACCCCTGAAAATTTTCCAAGACCAGCCCTTCTACATTTACAGAATGTGCCCGCCATTGGAGACATTTTTCTAAGCTTTTATGACACTGC harbors:
- a CDS encoding HEAT repeat domain-containing protein — protein: MSNTDNDGCGGCILLTIFLIVSYLIISAIGLEGYGVLMGILILLYIIFRPRETSSKTKYVPKKTSSNPRSVNKDYVGYNNEKNSVQTINESVQYNVIPPKYLPGDFTINESVESDAHPPHIPYLPEDLIAALDSENRESYSEAVNRLIDILNDSEEAYYKSMAASYLGETEDTIAVRALIDAKDDPDENVRESATRALKKIKSAQKDLIKNYETLICENDFFRPYKIYLSEGEFVECRVCGHSKFLQSGVEEVIGFIGDQEYPQRDGKRLFIDLWDQENKKAKNADIDALWIIQSENIDYGWAISAVIQTLKNDITRQKELNEIPVTIKGTPEIPEEEAEILEELFAEIRFEI
- a CDS encoding AAA family ATPase; this encodes MAVWQENLKRLLNQKEVLILHGNIRDTAYIKDDGSLIRGLTDLINSIGAELGYDRTVSWGTFFDHEERGHSPIWSLERITPLKGGQPDIRETESQDRVSDVLHRWLEDEVKSIDERTIFVINYIDKITGYCPDGMYSQDTAELVTIIQKIIENISENNRLIMVSLRDTMVPVEYYTNSPRVAVMEIPLPDKTERHLYYSTSLSLNNVQSDQIDLLSNITEGLYMKDLENILSDVLAEIDENGELSSSTLKKIVNRYRIGTEEDPWSRIPLIGPPKGLIDSAENWFLERVIGQDHAVREIVNAIKKARAGVVGLASGGQSKPKAAFFFAGPTGVGKTFLAKKLAEYLFDTEEAFLRFDMSEFKEEHTVSKLIGSPPGYIGYDEGGQLTKAIKNRPFSVILFDEIEKAHPKILDIFLQILDDGRLTDSRGQTVFFTESVIIFTSNIGTRTVDSRGNPVSEQNELDDIINDRSLSESERDRRVREHFTRAVREFFTHEISRRELLNRIGSHIIAFNYLDKANFQRGIIQSKLEDLSDNFRDKFSNKGYRLNFQEEVVDYFLKKHADSISEFGGRGLVNALEDEVGHILADQLLFAEDKGLRDIEFSVYVNGGAIECRRS
- a CDS encoding 4Fe-4S single cluster domain-containing protein; amino-acid sequence: MGKLRIGRCLISTNVNGPGKRFVIWFQGCPLRCRGCFNPEFQEECGGVLLETDTLIETIFSIKDKIEGVTFTGGEPMAQAEELVNLASAVKSMGLTLVCFTGYEIEEILEGKIGGKELLEFIDILIDGRYVEEESAPLLWRGSKNQRVHFLTDRYAHLEGTVNECSLREVELKICDDGVYITGMFDWDFWEEFKREVN